A region of Cellulophaga sp. RHA19 DNA encodes the following proteins:
- a CDS encoding sialate O-acetylesterase, producing MCILCISAVSAQNKVNIVLLAGQSNMAGAGNYDELSPKIKKQIEVASNTVRLSFNGEEAKPLSYYNNTPSEKYNFKNRFGPELLLGVTLAEKYPDQEFLLVKRSMGGTALYGAWSPNWTLQKSEAVEKGEKKHHLKLYSAHIQDIKENISLLKNEGKAYKILGLCWMQGENDAAKEVAARSYKANLKELHNAYKKDLNVEKLPFVIGQINSTYGRFKEGPEMVRQAMIDFCKENNNAVLLKTTTNRKWKDYPKHADNVHYNTEGQKRLGIAFGKKIIKLNK from the coding sequence ATGTGCATTTTGTGCATTAGTGCCGTATCTGCCCAAAATAAAGTAAATATTGTTTTATTAGCAGGACAATCTAATATGGCAGGTGCTGGTAATTATGATGAATTAAGTCCTAAAATTAAAAAACAAATAGAAGTTGCATCTAATACGGTACGCTTAAGTTTTAATGGTGAGGAGGCAAAACCACTATCTTATTACAATAATACACCTAGTGAAAAATATAATTTTAAAAACCGATTTGGACCAGAGTTACTACTAGGAGTAACCTTAGCAGAAAAGTATCCAGATCAAGAATTTTTATTAGTAAAAAGGTCTATGGGCGGCACTGCACTGTATGGTGCTTGGAGTCCTAACTGGACCCTGCAAAAATCTGAAGCTGTAGAAAAAGGAGAAAAGAAGCATCATCTAAAATTATACAGTGCCCATATACAAGATATTAAAGAAAACATTAGTCTACTTAAAAATGAAGGTAAAGCATACAAGATCCTAGGTTTGTGTTGGATGCAAGGTGAGAATGATGCTGCTAAAGAGGTTGCTGCAAGAAGTTATAAAGCAAACTTAAAAGAGTTACACAATGCTTATAAAAAAGATTTAAACGTAGAAAAATTGCCATTTGTTATAGGACAAATTAACTCTACCTATGGAAGATTTAAAGAAGGTCCAGAAATGGTTAGACAAGCAATGATAGATTTTTGTAAAGAAAATAATAATGCTGTTCTTTTAAAAACAACCACAAACAGAAAATGGAAAGACTACCCTAAACACGCAGATAATGTACATTATAACACAGAAGGGCAAAAACGTTTAGGCATTGCTTTTGGCAAAAAAATTATAAAATTAAATAAATAA